DNA sequence from the Suttonella indologenes genome:
TCACGGCTTTTTGCCCGGCTATGGCTTCCCCACCAATCTTGCCAGTTTTAGCATTCGCAATATTAACGAACAAGACAAGAAAAACGATAAACAACGCGAAGACAATCTCTTTGTGCGCAAAACCTCTCCCAGCCGCAGCCTAGACATTGCCTTGCGTGAATATGCGCCGGGAGAAGAAATAGCAATTGATGGCAATGTTTACCGTAGTGCAGGCATTGATTTACGCAGCAAAACCGGTAACAACGAAAAAGTTGCCATTCAGCAATTAGACACTGCATGGCGATGTGGAAATTGTGGTGCATCAGGGCTCAGCAATTATAAATATCATCATGAAGCCATCATCTGCCCGCGTTGCGAAACCAAAATTAATCCCAAATACAAAAAGACTGTTCTTGCGCCTCAAGGCTTTTTGGTCGATTTCTTTACCAGCCCTAGTAATGATGTCACTGTACAGAAATTTATCAAAGCTCAAGCTCCTTTAGTGCAAGTCTACGGGCAGCAAGCCCCACTAGCAGGCAACTGCGGAGAAATATGCTATGGCAACGGAGAAATTTTTCATCATTCTTCAGGAGAATTTGAACACGGCTTTGCGGTGTGCTTATGCTGCGGTCGCGCTAAATCCATGACTAGCAAAAATGAGCTACCACAAGAATTTAAAGACACTTACCATGCAAACCTCGGCGGCGGTTCAACTCGTCCAGATAAAGAGAAAAACTGTGCCAGCAGCCATGTGCAAAGCAATATCCATTTGGGCTATCGCCTGCATACCGATGTGTTAGAGCTGGCATTAAAAAATCCGCAAAAACGCCAATGGCTCAAAAAAGAGCAAAAATCTATCGCGCGCACCTTAGCTTTGGCATTACGCAATGAAATCGCTGCGTATCTCGGCATTGCCTGCGCAGAAATGGGCTATACGGTTAAAGAAGATAGGGCATTAGCAAGCGAGGAAAGACGTATCGTGATGCAAATTTACGACCATGCCAGTGGCGGTGCAGGCTTTGTTTTAGCCGCGGTAGCGCCTATTCATGAATTATTACAGCGCTCATTTAAACGCTTAGAATGCCCTGATGAATGTGATTCTGTCTGCGAACATTGCCTTGGCAGCCAAGCCGATGCCCAGAATAATGACGAGATCAACCGCCATCTGGCATTAAACTGGCTCAAAGAAAGCCAATTTAGCGCTGCCCTCGCTCCAGATTAAGGCTGAGAGAAAATTCTCTCAGCCGCTGAACTTAGGGATTTTGCAAGAGTTTTTGCAAATCTTGATAGTAGCCGCTGAGTTGCTCGATCGGGTTTTCGGCGCGTAGGCGCGGAAGTATAGCCGTTAAACTTTAAAACAAGACGTAATTTCCTACGAAGAGCAAAGAAAGCAAAGTTTTGAGCAAAACTCGCTACGCAGAACCAGCGAAACTGCAAATTTCCACAAAACCAGTTACGGAGCACTTAAAATCCCCTTTTGCCTTGCCACAGACAGCGCAGGATTTTTCGGGAACAAGCGCGTCACTGTTTGAGCGATTAACGAAGTCCGAAGCGTTTTGACGCGCGCCGAAAAATTCAAGCTGGCAAGGGAACTCCGCGTAGCGGAGCAAGGCAAGGGGCTGCCTTTCTTTGCGTACTTTCTTTGGCAGCGCAAAGAAAGTACGGCACAGCGCAGCGTTAAAAATAAATCATAAGAAGATACCGCCCCATAAAGTGTGTCTTTTTGCAAGAAAGTCAGCATAGGCAGTTTAGCTAAAAAGTAATGAATCTGCAAAACGGCTCAATGGGTAACGGTAAGTTGTTTCACCCATATCAATAGCAGTTTTACTCATCAGCGTTAATACAGAATCTACATTGGGCATGCTGTTGCGTATCTTTAAAGTGCGTTTAAAGGATTTGTTCAACCGCTCAATTTGATTCGTGGTGTAAATCATATTTTGTACCTCGTTTTCATAATGCAGATAGGTTAAATAGTAGCTTAGCTTGTCCTTATCAGCCAATATGGCAAGAGCTTGCGGGTAGTATTTCTTCCACTTCTGATAACAGGCTTTAGCACGTTCAGCAGATGCCGATAAACTGTCATGTTTGCCGACACAGAAGACGTCTTTTAAATCTTGTGCCAGCTCCGCTCTATGGCTGGTTTTGCTTTGACTGAGTAGGCGTCTTTTCAGGTGCAGTACGCACTTTTGTATGCGGCAGGCAAAGTGTTTTTCAATCCTCTGATCCAGCCCTTTCAAGTCATCGATGATAGCTAACTCAATGCGCTGTATCCCTCTTTCTTTCAGGTCTTGGCAGATGCTGTCCCAAGTGCCGGCAGATTCTGTGGGGGCGTTGTAGATACCGAGCACCTCGCGGGTTTTGTCCAGCTTCACGCCGAGCACAACATAGTACGCTTCGCTGGAGACGGTCTCACGTTTGGTTTTGACGTAGGTGGCATCCAAATAGATGATGGGATAATGGGGCTCTAGCGGTCGTTCTCGAAAGGCTTTCATGTCCTCATACAGGCTTTCGGTGATGCGTGATACCGCGCTTTTGGAAAGCTTTTTACCATAGATGTTTTCAGTAATGCCTTCGATCTGACGGGTAGTTAAGCCGTTGGCATATAACTCAAAACACAGCTCATTCAGCATATCCTGCTGCTCACGCATGACTTCTAGCAGAAGAGGCTTAAATTGTCCTAAACGATCTCTAGGAATCGCTAACTCAATCTGCTCACCAATACCCAGTCCGCGTAGACTTCGGTAGCCATTAGCTTTATTACCATGGCAATGATTTGAGACTAAAAAGTCCTTGCGCTCGGCTTTCATCAAGCTGTTCAACATAATAGATAGTAGCGTATTGATGCCATTGGGCTTGTTGGTAAAATCATGACAAATTTCTTGTAGCTGCTTTGGGCTTAGTTGTAAACTGTTCATAGGGTCTCTCTCTTTTTTGGATTGCGTTTGCTAAAACATTCTTACAAAAATTTGAGAGACCTTTTCTTTTACCTCTCATCAGACACACTTTATGGGGCGGTATCATGAACTTTGATATGGGTGGCATCGATCATTAGCCATTCCATGTCTTTTTCTCCCGAGAGGCTCAGCATGAGCTTTGTCCAAACCCCTTTGTTGCGCCAACGGATAAAGCGGCGATGGGCTGCTTGGTTCATGGCATTATTGGGCATTGTGGGTGAGGTTGAATGATCTCATGTTTTGGATTGTGACTACACTATCTAAGCTTCAGAACTTAAAGCCAATTTTAAAGAAAGCGTTCAGGTCTTTGCCACCATCGCCAAAGCTGTTAGCAAGTCCGGTTTTGAGACTTAAACCTGTGGGGCTGACATATTCAAGCCCTGCACCAATGCGCAATTGATTGTCTTGCGAAGCGGTACGCAGGGCGAAGTTGCTGCCGTCTTTAAATGTAGCAATCATCGGTGCTTTGCCTGCGGTATGTACATAGTCCAGACCAAGTTCGGCATTGAGCTTGCCTGCTGCCAAAGGCATGGTATAGACAACATTGCTGCCCACGGATGCTTCCAATGTGTTGTCTGAATATTTCGCCAAGCCGAGCGCGCCTGCACCGTTTTCTGTTTGCGCATTTATGCGTACATGATTAAGCGCCAAGCCGGCTCTGGGTTCAAGACTAAACTGTTCATTCAAAGGCAGGCGGTATTTGGCTTCGCCAAAGAGGCTGAAGCTGTTTGTTTTTACATCGGCATCAAAGCGATGGTTATCATAGCCGTTGCCGGTGTAGCGTTCGCCTGATAAATCCGAATGTGCGTAGGCAAGCCCGGTCGTGAAAGTGAAATTATCCACGCCTGTGATTGCCGCCACGCTGCCATAGATAGAATTGCCTTTTAAGCGGCTGTCTTGAAAACCTGTGAGTTTGTCGCGGCTTAATCCGGCGTTGGCAGTAATGGTGAATTGATCGTTGATGCCATAAGCCAAGCCGGCTGTTGCTAATTGTGTGCTAGCGTGGTCTGCGGCGATATTGTCGAAGTCTTCTCTGGCAGTAGCTAAGCCTACTTTGGTGAGATATTCCCCTGCTTGCAGACGTTTGCCGCCCTCAAGACTGTGTTGACGGAAATGCTGCAGGCGTAATACGGCATGTTGCGGCACGGCGCCATAAATATTGTGCTCAACGACTGCTCCAAGATAGGCATTAATCGCAGCATTGGCTTGCGCATAGTTTTTGTCTTTCAAGCTTTCAGATGCGGCTAAGAAATTGGGGTTGCCTGCAACGGTGCGCGAACTTAGCCAACTGTTGTAAGCATCGCTGTATGGGCTTACAAAAGTATTAAACTGCGGTGCTGGGTTCACTGGTGGCTGCGGTGTTGGGTTTACAGGCGGCTGCGGTGTTGGGTTTACAGGCGGCTGCGGTGTTGGGTTTACAGGCGGCTGCGGTGTTGGGTTTACAGGCGGCTGCGGTGCTGGGTTTACAGGTGGCTGCGGTGTTGGGTTTACAGGTGGCTGCGGTGTTGGGTTTACAGGTGGCTGCGGTGCTGGGTTTACAGGCGGCTGCGGTGCTGGGTTTACAGGCGGCTGCGGTGTTGGGTTTACAGGCGGCTGCGGTGCTGGGTTTACAGGCGGCTGCGGTGCTGGGTTTACAGGCGGCTGCGGTGTTGGGTTTACAGGCGGCTGCGGTGTTGGGTTTACAGGCGGCTGCGGTGTTGGGTTTACAGGTGGCTGCGGTGTTGGGTTTACAGGCGGCTGCGGTGTTGGGTTTACAGGCGGCTGCGGTGTTGGGTTTACAGGCGGCTGCGGTGTTGGGTTTACAGGTGGCTGCGGTGTAACAGGTTTATCTTTAAATATCACTACACCATCGCTATCCATTTCCGCGTATTTAGAGGCGCGGGTGGTGGTGAATTCAACACCATTATTGCTGAGTCCTTTACCGCCGAAATGCACTTTATTGCCGAGTTCGCTGTCTTCATCGGCAATATCAAAGCTGAATTTGCCCTTGCCGTTTAGATTCAAAGGTGTAGCGCGATTGTCATCGTACAAGGCATGGTCTTTGTCGCCGTTGACTTCGTAAATGAGTGTGTCGTTGATAGTAAGCAGATTTGCACCTGTGATGCGGGCATCGGCGGTGAAGCGTGTTGGCGCATCTATCAGCAAATTTTCCGCATTTTTGATGGCGTAATCGACTTTGATTGGCGTGCTCGCGCTGTTGCCTGCTGTGCCGAAAGTAATCGTATCGCCTTGATCATGATCGCCCATATCAATCAAGCGCCCGTTGATTTTTACGTTTGCATCGGCAATCCATAATTTGTCATCGCCGGCGGCAAAAAACATATCGCCATTGACGAAGCTGTTGCCGCTTAAATTGAGCGTATTATTGCCTGTGCTGCCCAAAACGGCCTTGGGCGTTTGATTGCGATTGACCACAAAGCCATTGCTGTTAAAGAGGCTTGCTTGCGCATTGACCGTCACGCCATCGCCTAGATACAGCCCTGTCTTATAACCATTGACAATCACATTGTTTAATTGCAGATCGTTGTGTGCGGCGAGTGCGCCAGTGGCAATACCCGCGCCGTTGATGATGCTTTTGCTTAAATCGCCACTGGCGCTAAAGCTGCTGTCTTTGCCGCTAGCATCTAACGTGCCATTGATAATTTGGTATTCCGTACCGGCAATATTGTGCTTGCCGCCCGCGCCGAGCACAATGCGATCAATGGTTTGTGCATCATCATGGCGAATGGTTTTATCCACCCATTTTAAGCGTCCGCGCGCATCGGTTTCTTGAACGGTTTCAACCGATAAGCCTTGTTTTAAATAAATCAGTGTGCCGAAATTCTCCAGCACTTCTTTGCTCGATTCATAATATTGCCAAGGCTGGCGCATGGCATTGTTGGCAACAGTGATCATATTTCTACCATCTTTATCTTTATGATAATGCCCGGCGATCATCGTGCCTGCCATTAAGCCATAATTTTGCAGCTCTGCTAGATAACTGCTTTTACTGTAATTATTTTTCCCAAAACCTGCGTCGCCTTTAGTGATAATCGCTGCATGATTGCCTGAGATCAAACCCATATTAGTGATGTTTTCAGTAATATTGCGATCTGCGGCGATGCCCGTGCCAGTGAGGAGAAATTCCACTTCTTGATAGCCGCTTGAAGATACGCCGCCGCTGGATTTAAATCCATGCGCCAAATTAGCATAGCCGCTAATTACACCGCGATTATCAATTGTGCCCAGTGTAGTCCCCTGCCTCACATCTGAATTTGCGCTCTCGCCAATAAAACCGACAATGCCATTACCACTGGCAAAAATTTCTGCATCTGCGCGGTAAGCGGTTTTAGTGCCGGAAAAAGCGCTGGAATTCGGTGGATTTTTCGGCACATGATTGGCATATTTATTTTTAGTGTTTGCATCGGCAACAAATAATTTCACTTCTTCTTCAGGAATATCGTGATTGGCAGCTAGGGCTGAAGTACCTGGTTTGGCGCTGATGCTACCCTTGATAATGCCCTGATTATCAATCGCGCCGATTTCTGCACTGCCTTTGGATAGATATTTAACACTATAGGCGCTAATCCCATTTCCCACACCGCGAGTCTCTATGCTCAAATCACCCGTGGCCTTGTCCGGTTCCACCACCACATGCGCCGCTCCTGCGATTTCACCAAGATTATTGACTTTGCCAATCGCCGCATGCGTATGTTGATTGCGCACAGAAGTGCTTTCAGCATAAGCGCTCAAGCCATTGCCCGAGGCAAAAGCCTCCGCAATGGAAGCCGCACCATTTTCTACGGTGGAATTATTATTCGCTATTTGCTGGAGCTGTCCTCTAATACGTCCCTGATTGTCCACCGCGTCAATCCGCGCTTCTGCGCGATGCTCTGCGCCACCTTTGGCTCTGACATAATAGGCATTGAGCATATCATTATTCGATAGTGCCGCCACTGAGACGCCATTACCCGCCGCCTTGGTATACGTATAAATATCATGCGTAAAAGCAGGTGTTTGAGAGCCACTTAAGCTGGCTTGAGCGCTCATCATGCCGCTATTATCAAGCCGCTCAAGCTGAGCAGTATTGTGATGATTAACCGAGCTCTCGGCATATTCGCCAAATCCCCAAGTGCCCGAACGGGGCGTAAACACATAAGTCGTCAAAGCGGCAGCATTGCCCGAAGCAACGGTTTTGACCGCATAAGCACGGAAATCATCATTTTGATTTGTCACTGCATTTGCGCTGGAATGCAGCGATGCCTGAATGCTGCCAGTATTATTGAGTGCCGCCACCTGCACCTGTGCATTTTTGGGTTTGGCTAAGAAATCATAAGTGCTGCTTTCATCAGTTTTTGCGGCACGTTGCTCACGATAAATTGCACCTGTGGGTGCCGTATCGGCGGCGGCAATCACTGAAGGCGTGCTGCCGCTCATGCCATCAATGGTTTGTGCATTGGGATCTCCCGGACCGTAATCCACCGCCGCCACAATGGAAATACCATTTCCTGTAGCAAAACTTTTCACCGCGCCAAAGGTCTCCGCTTTGCCGCCACTTAAGTCCACTTGGCTATCAATCAGGCGCTGATTGCTGATTTGGCTCAAATCATAAGCGACACTGTCGCGATTATTATGCGCTGACCAGCCCAAGACATCGATGCCATTGCCCTGCCCTTCAATAATCACATTGCCCCATAAACCAGCCGCCGTATCAGCACCTTTCGCTGTCAAGCTGCTGATAATTAGCCCCTGATTATCCGCGCCTTTTTGCGCAATTTTGCCATCTTTTTCATTCGCATTGCCATACCAAATCACGCGCACGGGATTGCCGGAGCGATTGATCTCACCAGTCACCACCGCCGTTGCTTGGCTTGCGCTTAAGTCTGCGGCGGCGGAGACTTTTTCCCCCGCCGCCACGCTGGCAATCTCACCCTCACCTTGTTGATATGCCCAAGCTTGTGGCATTGCCAAGGCAGATAAAATACTGAGGCTCAAGCTGTTGAGCATAAATTTTTTGTCTAATTGCATACGCAGTTCCTTGTATCAAATAAATATATTGAAATTTTCAACAATCCTTCATGAAAACTTTTGCGCGGACTGTCTCGCTTTTATTTTTACTTAAACATCGCTTCGCATAGGATGCTGTATAACTGTCTAAAGCATTAATAAACCCTCACCGTAAAAATTTTATCCTTAGTCATAGTAATTATCAATTGATTTTCTATCTTATTCTCATTAAGACTAATGACTTCACACTTCTTGCCTTTACAAGCAATAGCAATCAGAAAAATTGCAATATGTTGTATTGATTACAATTTAAAACACGTCTTCTGCTACAAAATCTTCTCCCAATCTGAAATCAATAATAAACTCAATTCATAAGACATATATTTATTGTCATCATTCTCATTTTTGACTAAGATAATTTGTTATTGATTTTCTTGATTCTCAAGTGCATCAATAGTGCGAAGCAAGGCAAGACAAAGAAAAATCGAAAAAAGTCATTGAGATTTTTATCTATTTTTACAATTGTTTAGCCTATGTTAAGACATAGGCGGCGACTGCTGCGCGCTTTCTTTTGGTCTTTATATGGATTTTTTATGAACAAAATTTATAAGATTGTCTTTAATCGCACTTTAGGCACATGGACAGTAGCCTCCGAACTTGCCAAAGGGCGCAGCAAAGCCGGCAGCAATAGCAATACTGCTGCATCACCCCGCTTTATCATCAAAGGCTTAGCTTTATCTGTCTTGGCAGTACTAAGCAGCTCGGCGGCATGGACGGTGATTAATGGTCCTGAACACGATTCCGACACCGCCACCGTCAAAGCCGGTGAAAGCGCTCATCTATTCGACAGCTTGAGCGGCGGCAAAATCAGCCAACATACCCTTGGTGTGATGAATCGCTCAGGCAATCCAGTGCGCATGGTCTGGTATAGCAATGCTAAAGATGATGATGGTCACACGGCACAGACCAAAGCCGATAATGCCGGCTATAATTTGGGGACGCACGAGTTTAGCTGGCAGAAGCTGGAAGATAGCAAAGCCGCCGCCCAAGCCACCGGTACAGAAGGCAAAGATGAATGGTGGAGCAGCATTATCAACGAAGGTCTTGCCAATGGTATTGATGCTTATGGCTGGACAGCGCAGACCAATCCTAATGATGTGATCATCAACCATCGATCAAGTGAAAAACTCCGGCAACATCAAAGCTGAAGCAGAATTAAGAGCCAGTTTGGCGCGCACCAATAGTCGCATTGGCGCTTATGATACGGGCAATGGCATTTCGGTGGTCTCGGCGGCAGAATTCGGCAAAGCCAGTGCAGTGAACGGCGTGAGTGGAGGTTCGGGTTCGGCAGGCTCAGCAAGTATTGCTTCAAGCAATAAAGATGATGATTGAGATTTGGATAAAGACAATAGCAGCTCTGTGCCCACCGCCGATACCACTCAAAGTGATATGCGCGGTAAAAATGTGCAAGCGGTCTTAATGAATGTGAATAATAGTGGCTATATTTCCGAAGGAAAACTCTATGGACAAACAAGATTATGAAGTCACAATCGAAGGCCTCACCATGGGCTGCAGCTATAGCGTCAAATACGTTTGGCAAGCCGAGCACAAGCTCATGCCGCCTGAAAAACTCAAACAAGGCATTGAATTTCTGCTCGAAGAAGTCAATCGGCAAATGAGCGTCTTCCGCCCCGATTCGGAAATCAGCCATTTCAACCGCGCCCCTGCGCACTGCGACATGGCAATCTCCGCCGAATTTGCCCAAGTGCTGCAAGAAGCCATCGTCTTGCATCAAGTCACGGCAGGCGGATTGGACGTCAGCATTGGCGCACTCGTCAATCTATGGGGATTTGGATCTAATAAACATCAACACGCGCCCGAGGCAAAAGCCATCGCTGCCGCTCTGCAGACCTGCGGCATGTACAAACTCATCTACACAGGCGGCAAAACCCACACACTGCGCAAAACTGATGCCGCCCTGCAACTCACGCTTTCATCCATTGCCAAAGGCTTTGGCGTGGACAAAATCGCCGCCTATCTCAACAGCCAAGGCATTGAAAACTATATGGTAGAAATTGGCGGAGAACTGCACATCAAAGGCAAAAACGTGATTGGTAAAAATTGGCGCATCGCCATAGAAGACCCCAGCAGCCACCAAGCCAATCTTGTCCTCGAACTCAGCAATATCGCCCTTGCCACCTCTGGCGACTATAAAAAATTCTACCAAGAACAATCAGATACCTACACCCACACCATCCATCCACAGACAGGACAAGCCCAGCGTCAACGTCTTGCCTCACTCTCCGTTTTAGCCCAAACTACCATGCGTGCTGATGGCATCGCCACCGGGCTCTTTGTACAAGGTGAAGAAAAAGCATGGCAAATCGCACAAGAGCAGCAACTGGCAGTGATGCTGCTCATCCGCCAAGCAAATGGCGGCTATAAACGCCGCATGACAGATAGCTTTGCCGCCTATCTCGCAAACGAATAAAAACTACTGCAATCCAAGCAAGCAACTGCGGTGATCTCACTGATAAAATGAAAGTTTTATCAGCGCGACTGAATTATTTTTCAGCGTGAAAAGTGCTAGCCATACTATCAGCTGCGATTGCCATAAGGATTGTGTTTATCCCGGTAGGAAATACGAATTGGTGTGCCCTGTAGATCAAAATGGCGGCGGAAGAATTTGCTTAAATATTGCGTATAAGAAGCAGGTACGTTGGTGGTGCGTGAACCGTGAATAATATACTCACCAAACCCCGAAATAACACTTCAAACCTTCTTCGATTGTATCAAACTCTGACAAATGACTTCTAAGCCATCTTTTAATCGTTGCCCAAGTTTGCTCTATTGGGTTTAGCTCAGGTGAGTAAGGTGGTAATGGTAAGATGATGTGTTCATATGGTGTGTTATTGATAAGCTCTTGCAAGTGTTTCATTCTGTGAAATCTTGCATTGTCTAGATAGTGTAGTCACAATCCAAAACATGAGATAATTCAATCCTACCCACAATGCCCAATAATGCTATGAACCAAGCAGCCCACCGCCGCCACGACCTAAGCGACCATCAATGGAGCCTTATTGAAAACCACCTGCCCGGACGCAAAGGCAGCAGGGGCGGTCAAGCCCGCGATAACCGACAATTCATCAATGCCGTCTTTTGGATACTGCGTACAGGCGCACCTTGGCGGGATCTGCCGCCAGACTACGGCGGATGGAGTAATACCCACCGCCGCTTTATCCGTTGGCGCAACAAAGGGGTTTGGACAAAGCTCATGCTGACTCTCTCGGGAGAAAAAGACATGGAATGGCTGATGATCGAAGCTACCCATATCAAAGTTCATCCCCATGCGGCAGGTGCAAAAGGCGGCAATGAAGCGATGAGCCGTACAAAAGGGGGCTAAATACCAAGCTGCATTTGGCTGTGGGTGCACTCGGTATGCCACTAAGGTTTGTGCTGAGCGAAGGCAGTGCGGCAGACTGCCGCTTTGCCGAAGACCTTATTGCGGGCATACAAGCAGAAAAGCTGTTGGCGGATAAGGCCTATGATACCGATGCCATCAGGAATTTAGCTGCTTCTTTGGGAATGGAAGCGCTTATTCCATCCAAGACAAACCGTAAGCAAGCGTTACCGTTTGACCGCTATCTGTATCGTTACCGCCATTTGGTAGAAAACCGTTTTTTAGATTTTAAGCCTTGGCGGGGTATTGCAACGCGTTATGCGAAGCGGGCAGCTTCATTCGTGGCAGCGGTGGAGATTCGGATTATGGCGATGTGGTTAAGGGTATTGTGACTACACTATCTAAGATGATGATACAAGGCTTGCCTGTTTGTTTGGTGTGATTGTTAAGACAAGGCAGTAGCATTTGTTCAAACCACGTTTCAAACAAAGCACTTGTCATTGTATTGTTGTAGATGAGTGGAGCAATCAAGTTTTTGGCTTTGTTGCCTATTTGTCCTGCCACTAAGGAGACTCGTTGATAGCGTCTGCCACTGACTTTATCATAGGCTCTTTGACCTTTTAGGCTTCTTGCATGAGTCACGGTGCAGGTAAGTGTCAAT
Encoded proteins:
- a CDS encoding autotransporter outer membrane beta-barrel domain-containing protein; translated protein: MQLDKKFMLNSLSLSILSALAMPQAWAYQQGEGEIASVAAGEKVSAAADLSASQATAVVTGEINRSGNPVRVIWYGNANEKDGKIAQKGADNQGLIISSLTAKGADTAAGLWGNVIIEGQGNGIDVLGWSAHNNRDSVAYDLSQISNQRLIDSQVDLSGGKAETFGAVKSFATGNGISIVAAVDYGPGDPNAQTIDGMSGSTPSVIAAADTAPTGAIYREQRAAKTDESSTYDFLAKPKNAQVQVAALNNTGSIQASLHSSANAVTNQNDDFRAYAVKTVASGNAAALTTYVFTPRSGTWGFGEYAESSVNHHNTAQLERLDNSGMMSAQASLSGSQTPAFTHDIYTYTKAAGNGVSVAALSNNDMLNAYYVRAKGGAEHRAEARIDAVDNQGRIRGQLQQIANNNSTVENGAASIAEAFASGNGLSAYAESTSVRNQHTHAAIGKVNNLGEIAGAAHVVVEPDKATGDLSIETRGVGNGISAYSVKYLSKGSAEIGAIDNQGIIKGSISAKPGTSALAANHDIPEEEVKLFVADANTKNKYANHVPKNPPNSSAFSGTKTAYRADAEIFASGNGIVGFIGESANSDVRQGTTLGTIDNRGVISGYANLAHGFKSSGGVSSSGYQEVEFLLTGTGIAADRNITENITNMGLISGNHAAIITKGDAGFGKNNYSKSSYLAELQNYGLMAGTMIAGHYHKDKDGRNMITVANNAMRQPWQYYESSKEVLENFGTLIYLKQGLSVETVQETDARGRLKWVDKTIRHDDAQTIDRIVLGAGGKHNIAGTEYQIINGTLDASGKDSSFSASGDLSKSIINGAGIATGALAAHNDLQLNNVIVNGYKTGLYLGDGVTVNAQASLFNSNGFVVNRNQTPKAVLGSTGNNTLNLSGNSFVNGDMFFAAGDDKLWIADANVKINGRLIDMGDHDQGDTITFGTAGNSASTPIKVDYAIKNAENLLIDAPTRFTADARITGANLLTINDTLIYEVNGDKDHALYDDNRATPLNLNGKGKFSFDIADEDSELGNKVHFGGKGLSNNGVEFTTTRASKYAEMDSDGVVIFKDKPVTPQPPVNPTPQPPVNPTPQPPVNPTPQPPVNPTPQPPVNPTPQPPVNPTPQPPVNPTPQPPVNPAPQPPVNPAPQPPVNPTPQPPVNPAPQPPVNPAPQPPVNPTPQPPVNPTPQPPVNPAPQPPVNPTPQPPVNPTPQPPVNPTPQPPVNPTPQPPVNPAPQFNTFVSPYSDAYNSWLSSRTVAGNPNFLAASESLKDKNYAQANAAINAYLGAVVEHNIYGAVPQHAVLRLQHFRQHSLEGGKRLQAGEYLTKVGLATAREDFDNIAADHASTQLATAGLAYGINDQFTITANAGLSRDKLTGFQDSRLKGNSIYGSVAAITGVDNFTFTTGLAYAHSDLSGERYTGNGYDNHRFDADVKTNSFSLFGEAKYRLPLNEQFSLEPRAGLALNHVRINAQTENGAGALGLAKYSDNTLEASVGSNVVYTMPLAAGKLNAELGLDYVHTAGKAPMIATFKDGSNFALRTASQDNQLRIGAGLEYVSPTGLSLKTGLANSFGDGGKDLNAFFKIGFKF
- a CDS encoding FAD:protein FMN transferase → MDKQDYEVTIEGLTMGCSYSVKYVWQAEHKLMPPEKLKQGIEFLLEEVNRQMSVFRPDSEISHFNRAPAHCDMAISAEFAQVLQEAIVLHQVTAGGLDVSIGALVNLWGFGSNKHQHAPEAKAIAAALQTCGMYKLIYTGGKTHTLRKTDAALQLTLSSIAKGFGVDKIAAYLNSQGIENYMVEIGGELHIKGKNVIGKNWRIAIEDPSSHQANLVLELSNIALATSGDYKKFYQEQSDTYTHTIHPQTGQAQRQRLASLSVLAQTTMRADGIATGLFVQGEEKAWQIAQEQQLAVMLLIRQANGGYKRRMTDSFAAYLANE
- a CDS encoding ESPR domain-containing protein; translated protein: MNKIYKIVFNRTLGTWTVASELAKGRSKAGSNSNTAASPRFIIKGLALSVLAVLSSSAAWTVINGPEHDSDTATVKAGESAHLFDSLSGGKISQHTLGVMNRSGNPVRMVWYSNAKDDDGHTAQTKADNAGYNLGTHEFSWQKLEDSKAAAQATGTEGKDEWWSSIINEGLANGIDAYGWTAQTNPNDVIINHRSSEKLRQHQS
- a CDS encoding IS5 family transposase (programmed frameshift) yields the protein MNQAAHRRHDLSDHQWSLIENHLPGRKGSRGGQARDNRQFINAVFWILRTGAPWRDLPPDYGGWSNTHRRFIRWRNKGVWTKLMLTLSGEKDMEWLMIEATHIKVHPHAAGAKGGNEAMSRTKGGLNTKLHLAVGALGMPLRFVLSEGSAADCRFAEDLIAGIQAEKLLADKAYDTDAIRNLAASLGMEALIPSKTNRKQALPFDRYLYRYRHLVENRFLDFKPWRGIATRYAKRAASFVAAVEIRIMAMWLRVL
- a CDS encoding IS256 family transposase — protein: MNSLQLSPKQLQEICHDFTNKPNGINTLLSIMLNSLMKAERKDFLVSNHCHGNKANGYRSLRGLGIGEQIELAIPRDRLGQFKPLLLEVMREQQDMLNELCFELYANGLTTRQIEGITENIYGKKLSKSAVSRITESLYEDMKAFRERPLEPHYPIIYLDATYVKTKRETVSSEAYYVVLGVKLDKTREVLGIYNAPTESAGTWDSICQDLKERGIQRIELAIIDDLKGLDQRIEKHFACRIQKCVLHLKRRLLSQSKTSHRAELAQDLKDVFCVGKHDSLSASAERAKACYQKWKKYYPQALAILADKDKLSYYLTYLHYENEVQNMIYTTNQIERLNKSFKRTLKIRNSMPNVDSVLTLMSKTAIDMGETTYRYPLSRFADSLLFS